Proteins encoded in a region of the Vitis riparia cultivar Riparia Gloire de Montpellier isolate 1030 chromosome 7, EGFV_Vit.rip_1.0, whole genome shotgun sequence genome:
- the LOC117918610 gene encoding uncharacterized protein LOC117918610: protein MSITSQNLLTNSNSRISFYIADTNVTPLKNPNLSLPFSLKPLGNLTRFQILNNPTNSQPLRTRGSRVQVFQSEGAVHRETGRNNLNLDSILSVVEFLCLASSAIVSVGFALNSAVSNPQKSVMVVLGNRILLWQAVALVGGVVVGSWIRRRQWWRICNDTAKPGIESVNLVERMEKMEEDLRSMATLIRVMSRQLEKLGIRFRVSRKALKQPIAETAVLAQKNSEATRALAIQEDILEKELGEIQKVLLAMQEQQQKQLDLILAIGKAGKLWENRRGQSEEQDAIEACDSAEVGQMKAHQIPAAARQKGTNNDRA, encoded by the exons ATGTCAATTACATCTCAAAACCTCTtaacaaattcaaattctcGTATCAGCTTCTACATCGCAGACACCAATGTCACTCCTCTCAAAAACCCTAATCTCTCTCTCCCATTTTCTCTTAAACCCTTAGGAAACCTCACACGTTTTCAAATTCTCAATAATCCTACCAATTCGCAACCCTTGAGGACCCGTGGTTCCAGGGTCCAAGTTTTCCAATCCGAAGGTGCCGTACACAGAGAGACTGGGCGCAATAATCTCAATTTGGATTCTATTCTTTCAGTTGTTGAATTCCTATGTCTAGCATCGTCGGCCATTGTTTCGGTTGGCTTCGCCCTGAATTCTGCAGTTTCGAATCCGCAGAAGTCCGTGATGGTGGTATTGGGGAATAGGATTTTGCTGTGGCAGGCTGTGGCCTTGGTGGGTGGGGTTGTGGTTGGGTCGTGGATTCGGCGGCGGCAGTGGTGGCGGATTTGTAATGATACGGCCAAACCGGGAATTGAGAGTGTGAATTTGGTTGAGAGAATGGAGAAAATGGAGGAGGATCTTCGCAGCATGGCAACGTTAATTCGGGTGATGTCGAGGCAGCTTGAGAaattgggaattcggtttaggGTTTCGAGGAAGGCTTTGAAACAGCCCATTGCTGAG ACTGCAGTTTTGGCTCAGAAGAATTCTGAAGCCACTCGAGCATTAGCAATACAGGAAGACATTCTGGAAAAGGAGCTTGGTGAAATTCAGAAGGTTTTGCTGGCAATGCAG GAGCAACAACAAAAACAGCTTGACCTGATTCTTGCAATTGGAAAGGCCGGAAAGCTATGGGAAAACAGGCGGGGACAGAGTGAAGAACAAGATGCAATTGAAGCATGTGATTCTGCAGAGGTTGGGCAGATGAAAGCCCACCAAATCCCAGCTGCGGCCAGACAGAAGGGAACCAATAATGACAGAGCGTAG